Proteins encoded by one window of Dokdonella sp.:
- a CDS encoding FKBP-type peptidyl-prolyl cis-trans isomerase has product MNLRASIALAALLVTAPVLAQDTTSEKGKLSYSIGYQIGKDFTERKMDVDINTVIRALQDAYAKRNPALSEEQMRDTLGKFQQKMMTEAKAEFDKVAGANKTKSDAFMAQNKAKKGIIALPSGVQYRVIEDGTGRQVTPTSEVTVHYRGSLHDGLEFDSSFARGEPVKFKVNEVIKGWQEVLPRMKVGDHWQIFVPADLAYGERGQAPRIGPNQALVFDIKVIDSK; this is encoded by the coding sequence ATGAATTTGCGTGCGTCTATCGCCCTGGCGGCGTTGCTCGTGACGGCACCCGTCCTGGCGCAGGACACGACGTCCGAGAAGGGCAAGCTGTCGTACTCGATCGGCTACCAGATCGGCAAGGATTTCACCGAGCGCAAGATGGATGTGGATATCAACACGGTCATCCGCGCACTGCAGGACGCCTACGCCAAGCGCAACCCGGCCCTGTCCGAGGAGCAGATGCGCGACACGCTGGGCAAGTTCCAGCAGAAGATGATGACCGAAGCCAAGGCCGAGTTCGACAAGGTCGCTGGCGCCAACAAGACCAAGAGCGATGCCTTCATGGCGCAGAACAAGGCCAAGAAGGGCATCATCGCGCTGCCGTCCGGTGTGCAGTACCGCGTCATCGAGGACGGCACCGGCCGCCAGGTGACGCCGACCAGCGAAGTGACCGTGCACTACCGCGGCTCGCTTCACGACGGCCTCGAGTTCGACAGCTCGTTCGCACGCGGCGAGCCGGTCAAGTTCAAGGTCAATGAAGTCATCAAGGGTTGGCAGGAAGTGCTGCCGCGCATGAAGGTGGGCGACCATTGGCAGATCTTCGTGCCGGCCGACCTTGCCTACGGCGAGCGTGGCCAGGCGCCGCGCATCGGCCCGAACCAGGCGCTGGTGTTCGACATCAAGGTCATCGATTCCAAGTAA
- a CDS encoding Maf family nucleotide pyrophosphatase: MLYLASQSPRRRQLLEQIGVAFTVLDVDVPERRGAGESPEHYVSRVARDKARAGLALVGDRAGAVVLGADTEVVLDDRVFGKPADADDARAMLAALSGRTHRVVSVVWCVREGAEASEVSISEVRFAALDEPTLAAYVATGEPFGRAGAYAIQGRAAAFIEHLSGSYSGVMGLPLYETARLLGRFRVLHHG; this comes from the coding sequence ATGCTCTACCTCGCTTCGCAATCGCCGCGCCGTCGCCAGTTGCTCGAACAGATCGGTGTTGCGTTCACCGTGCTTGATGTCGATGTGCCCGAGCGGCGTGGTGCTGGCGAATCGCCCGAGCACTACGTCAGCCGTGTTGCGCGCGACAAGGCGCGGGCCGGGCTGGCGCTGGTCGGCGACCGGGCAGGTGCGGTCGTGCTCGGTGCCGATACCGAGGTGGTGCTGGACGATCGCGTGTTCGGCAAGCCCGCCGATGCCGACGATGCGCGCGCGATGCTGGCGGCGCTGTCGGGTCGCACGCATCGCGTGGTGTCGGTGGTGTGGTGCGTGCGCGAAGGCGCCGAAGCCAGCGAGGTGTCGATTTCCGAAGTGCGCTTCGCCGCGCTCGACGAGCCCACGCTGGCCGCCTATGTCGCCACTGGCGAACCCTTCGGCCGCGCCGGTGCCTACGCCATCCAGGGCCGCGCCGCGGCCTTCATCGAGCACCTGTCGGGTAGCTACTCCGGCGTGATGGGCCTGCCGCTGTATGAGACGGCCCGCCTGCTGGGCCGGTTCCGGGTGCTTCATCACGGCTGA
- a CDS encoding DUF1566 domain-containing protein → MPVVRNPFLASAPRHGRVVPAGLLALALTAATATAQTPTHPLNDTGQVTCYNASAATGTVSPGTPAPEATGFKGQDCTQGRAAADALGTLVKVGASSTKGRDYTKIANDGSVLPASATLGPNPGDWACTRDNVTGLIWEVKVNNATHLRHSGHRYTWYDTNGVINGGNAGTVGNTSTCANTLGGQPCNTSNFRNAVNALTGANRLCGATDWRLPTANELQSLVDYQAQNPAIDTTWFPNTPAALYWSGENYVPGAPYAWVVDFYGGGLGANGKDNGRQVRLVRGGQ, encoded by the coding sequence ATGCCTGTTGTCCGGAACCCGTTTCTCGCATCCGCCCCGCGCCATGGTCGCGTCGTCCCGGCGGGCCTGCTCGCGCTGGCACTGACCGCCGCCACCGCCACGGCGCAAACGCCCACGCACCCGCTCAACGACACCGGCCAGGTCACCTGCTACAACGCCAGCGCGGCCACCGGCACGGTCAGCCCGGGCACGCCCGCGCCTGAAGCCACGGGTTTCAAGGGGCAGGACTGCACCCAAGGGCGCGCCGCGGCGGATGCACTGGGTACTCTGGTCAAGGTGGGCGCCTCCAGCACCAAGGGCCGCGACTACACCAAGATCGCCAATGACGGCAGCGTGCTGCCCGCCAGCGCCACGCTCGGGCCGAACCCGGGCGATTGGGCCTGCACCCGCGACAACGTCACCGGCCTCATCTGGGAAGTGAAGGTCAACAACGCCACCCACCTGCGCCATTCCGGGCACCGCTACACCTGGTACGACACCAATGGCGTCATCAACGGCGGCAATGCCGGTACCGTGGGCAACACCAGCACTTGCGCAAACACGCTGGGCGGCCAGCCCTGCAACACCAGCAATTTCCGCAATGCGGTCAACGCGCTCACCGGTGCCAACCGCCTGTGCGGTGCCACCGACTGGCGCCTGCCCACCGCCAACGAGCTGCAATCGCTGGTGGACTACCAGGCGCAGAACCCGGCCATCGACACCACCTGGTTTCCCAACACCCCGGCGGCCCTCTACTGGAGTGGGGAAAATTATGTGCCCGGTGCGCCCTACGCTTGGGTCGTCGACTTCTACGGCGGCGGCCTCGGCGCCAACGGCAAGGACAACGGCCGTCAAGTCCGGTTGGTGCGAGGCGGACAGTGA
- a CDS encoding DUF1566 domain-containing protein, translating to MMLRTFLILLLASLAAPLAAQICPAGNPRVAPDSRYVVSTPDLSGRPNERVVRDLRTGLEWKQCSEGQTGTSCTGPVSYMNWSAALGAAQTATWAGHTDWRLPNINELRSLVETGCHSPSINTTMFPGTPNGFYWSSTTYVPYASVAWYVDFSNGYLSANNKGSGQQVRLVRGGQWLDPLHTLHYSAGANGSLTGDTSQTVVHGSDGTEVTAVPNTGYHFVNWSDGVTANPRTDTNVQADINVTANFAADPVIGSITWVANSATSIVYDGNAQSASASVDSGYSLSFSYNGSPTAPSDAGSYTVVASVNELPGITRSETLTITKVAGTVTWGTLNFDYSNTTHTVSATHGGTSGPCTVTPASIGPAVGSYALSANCAGDANHEDASGIATATIGGSKAVHRVRDHAYFASVADALADAGTQDGDTLELAPGIYSGGIELTKGVHLVGSTGFTPLAGPTAPPSVVIDGGNMVQDGITIAANVTGASVSGLEIRNFTRYCVHGVSGNDNLTITESVLHHCADSGVWINGDVDDVTIDHNEVYDFGFGPGAFGRGIVIWNGVKRDITISNNWVHDGAGCCGIELQDGTATGAWITDNVVENVGDSGMGFVQLTSGSPTPRANIISGNQITNTGRFGIELKIPNGTGAASGDGAIIVENNTVNGAGLKSLRDRAGIAVFRRAFASLPGQVDVTQGVVVQDNSVSGFRTSLTGYEGYGIVVEGAGSVIEGNALDDNDFGLQIQQGNPDGLPPGDANQNANNDWFGRGNALSTCVGVGTNTFGAGVPNGTDTRSMPVSANLVGGVYNENSGVWHCSISAAVAAATAGDTLRVSAGTYVENVNVNKALTINGPFAGVEGNDGSRGTGEAVLKQTVAGSPGIGCDATAPLTINSADVVVDGIELNDNTGGCVVRFNAGPASGIRFVNNRVIDFTSTSGSGGGLYVSSTDGVEIAGNLLRDFVSNTGSGYWAMGIKLMNSTNAQVHDNVFRDVSSVNIQLSSTTNASVHHNDIDAAARAGIGNAGVQLAATSNSLVRDNTISTMDTGILWTPGNDTSSASVCNTISDSTRGIFAMGPPWPGTRTHGPILHNALSANYRDIRSTWNLDELVIGSNWYGGASATVDGPALVADALPASPIGSPCAATMLRMKSWPMPAAARSPRRWIPRSARCAPACRISWVARWPGKR from the coding sequence ATGATGCTGCGAACCTTCCTGATCCTGCTGCTTGCGAGCCTTGCCGCGCCGCTGGCGGCGCAGATCTGCCCAGCGGGCAACCCGCGCGTGGCACCGGACAGCCGCTATGTGGTCAGCACGCCGGATCTATCAGGCCGCCCGAATGAGCGCGTGGTGCGCGACCTGCGCACCGGGCTGGAATGGAAGCAGTGCAGCGAAGGCCAGACCGGCACGTCTTGCACCGGCCCGGTCAGCTACATGAACTGGAGCGCGGCGCTCGGCGCCGCGCAGACCGCCACCTGGGCCGGCCACACGGACTGGCGCCTGCCCAACATCAACGAGCTGCGCAGCCTCGTCGAAACCGGCTGCCACAGCCCGAGCATCAACACCACGATGTTTCCGGGGACGCCGAACGGTTTTTACTGGTCGTCCACCACCTATGTGCCCTATGCGTCCGTCGCTTGGTACGTCGACTTCAGCAACGGCTACCTCAGCGCCAACAACAAGGGCAGCGGCCAACAAGTCCGGTTGGTGCGAGGCGGACAGTGGCTTGACCCTTTGCATACTCTGCACTACAGCGCAGGCGCCAACGGCAGCCTCACCGGCGACACCAGCCAGACGGTTGTGCATGGTTCTGATGGCACCGAAGTAACCGCAGTGCCCAACACGGGCTACCACTTCGTCAACTGGAGCGATGGCGTCACCGCCAACCCGCGCACCGATACCAATGTGCAGGCGGATATCAACGTCACCGCGAACTTCGCCGCCGATCCGGTGATCGGCTCCATCACCTGGGTCGCCAACTCCGCCACCAGCATCGTCTATGACGGCAACGCGCAGAGCGCCAGCGCCAGCGTGGACAGCGGCTACAGCCTGAGCTTCAGCTACAACGGCAGCCCGACCGCGCCCAGCGACGCGGGCAGCTACACCGTGGTGGCGAGCGTGAACGAACTGCCGGGCATCACCCGCAGCGAAACCCTCACCATCACCAAGGTCGCCGGCACGGTGACGTGGGGCACGCTGAACTTCGATTACAGCAACACCACGCACACGGTTTCCGCCACGCATGGCGGCACCAGCGGCCCCTGCACGGTGACCCCCGCCAGCATCGGCCCGGCGGTGGGCAGCTATGCGCTGAGCGCCAACTGCGCGGGCGATGCCAACCACGAGGACGCCAGCGGCATCGCGACCGCCACCATCGGCGGCAGCAAGGCCGTGCACCGCGTGCGCGATCACGCCTACTTCGCCAGCGTGGCCGACGCGCTGGCCGATGCGGGCACGCAGGATGGCGACACGCTGGAACTGGCACCGGGCATCTACAGCGGCGGCATCGAGCTGACCAAGGGCGTGCACCTGGTCGGCAGCACCGGCTTCACCCCGCTGGCCGGCCCCACCGCGCCGCCTTCGGTGGTGATCGACGGCGGCAACATGGTGCAGGACGGCATCACCATTGCGGCAAACGTGACCGGCGCGAGCGTGAGCGGGCTGGAAATCCGCAACTTCACGCGCTACTGCGTGCATGGCGTCAGCGGCAACGACAACCTGACCATCACCGAAAGCGTGCTGCACCACTGCGCCGACAGCGGCGTGTGGATCAATGGCGATGTGGACGATGTCACCATCGACCACAACGAGGTGTACGACTTCGGATTCGGGCCGGGCGCTTTCGGGCGCGGCATCGTGATCTGGAACGGCGTCAAGCGCGATATCACCATCAGCAACAACTGGGTGCACGATGGCGCGGGCTGCTGCGGCATCGAGCTGCAGGACGGCACCGCCACGGGCGCCTGGATCACCGACAACGTGGTCGAGAACGTGGGTGATTCGGGCATGGGCTTCGTGCAGCTCACCTCCGGCTCGCCGACGCCGCGCGCCAACATCATCTCCGGCAACCAGATCACGAACACCGGCCGCTTCGGCATCGAGCTGAAGATCCCCAACGGCACCGGTGCCGCCAGCGGCGATGGCGCGATCATCGTCGAGAACAACACCGTCAATGGCGCTGGCCTGAAGAGCCTGCGTGACCGCGCCGGCATCGCGGTGTTCCGCCGCGCCTTCGCCAGCCTGCCGGGCCAGGTCGATGTGACCCAGGGCGTGGTGGTGCAGGACAACAGCGTCAGCGGCTTCCGCACCAGCCTCACCGGCTACGAGGGCTACGGCATCGTGGTGGAGGGTGCAGGTTCGGTGATCGAAGGCAATGCGCTGGACGACAACGACTTCGGCCTGCAGATCCAGCAGGGCAACCCGGATGGCCTGCCACCCGGCGACGCCAATCAGAACGCGAACAACGACTGGTTCGGCCGCGGCAACGCGCTATCCACCTGCGTGGGTGTGGGCACCAATACCTTCGGTGCCGGTGTTCCCAATGGCACGGACACGCGCTCGATGCCGGTCAGCGCCAATCTCGTCGGCGGCGTCTACAACGAGAACAGTGGCGTCTGGCACTGCAGCATCAGCGCCGCGGTGGCCGCGGCCACCGCAGGCGACACCCTGCGCGTTTCCGCCGGCACCTATGTCGAGAACGTCAACGTCAACAAGGCGCTGACCATCAACGGCCCGTTCGCCGGCGTGGAGGGCAACGATGGCTCTCGCGGCACGGGCGAGGCGGTGCTCAAGCAGACCGTCGCCGGGTCGCCGGGAATCGGCTGCGATGCAACCGCGCCGCTGACCATTAACTCGGCAGATGTGGTTGTCGATGGCATCGAACTGAACGACAACACCGGCGGCTGCGTGGTGCGCTTCAATGCCGGTCCGGCCAGCGGCATCCGTTTCGTCAACAACCGCGTGATCGATTTCACTTCGACATCGGGTTCCGGCGGTGGTTTGTACGTCAGCAGTACCGATGGCGTGGAGATTGCCGGCAACTTGCTGCGCGATTTTGTCAGCAATACGGGCAGCGGTTATTGGGCCATGGGCATCAAGCTCATGAACAGCACCAATGCGCAGGTGCACGACAACGTGTTCCGCGACGTGAGCAGCGTCAATATCCAGTTGTCCTCGACGACGAACGCCTCGGTGCATCACAACGATATCGATGCCGCGGCGCGCGCTGGTATCGGCAACGCCGGCGTCCAGTTGGCGGCCACCAGCAACTCGCTGGTGCGCGACAACACCATCTCGACCATGGATACCGGCATCCTGTGGACGCCGGGCAATGACACCAGCTCGGCGAGCGTGTGCAACACGATCAGCGACAGCACGCGCGGCATCTTCGCGATGGGGCCGCCCTGGCCGGGAACGCGCACCCATGGACCGATCCTGCACAACGCGCTGAGCGCGAACTACAGGGATATCCGCAGCACCTGGAATCTGGATGAACTGGTCATCGGTTCCAACTGGTACGGCGGAGCATCGGCCACGGTGGACGGCCCGGCGCTGGTCGCCGACGCGCTGCCGGCCAGCCCGATCGGCAGCCCCTGTGCGGCAACAATGCTGCGCATGAAATCGTGGCCTATGCCGGCAGCGGCGCGCAGTCCACGCCGGTGGATACCGCGTTCAGCCCGCTGCGCGCCCGCGTGCAGGATCAGCTGGGTGGCGCGGTGGCCGGGCAAACGGTGA
- the rlmH gene encoding 23S rRNA (pseudouridine(1915)-N(3))-methyltransferase RlmH — translation MRTRLIAVGERMPGWVAEGFAEYRKRLSRDLPLDLVEIPLGNRGTQREPARAMAVEGAAVLAAIPKDAHVVALDGGGKPWSSEQLAAQLADWRMQGRDLALLIGGPDGHAPDVLARANQRWSLGPATLPHMLVRLIVVEQLYRAATIVAGHPYHRA, via the coding sequence ATGCGCACGCGCCTGATCGCCGTCGGCGAGCGCATGCCGGGCTGGGTCGCCGAAGGCTTCGCCGAATACCGCAAGCGCCTGTCGCGTGACCTTCCACTCGATCTCGTCGAGATTCCCCTCGGCAACCGCGGCACGCAGCGTGAGCCAGCGCGTGCGATGGCGGTCGAAGGCGCAGCCGTGCTCGCGGCCATTCCGAAGGACGCCCATGTCGTCGCCCTCGACGGCGGCGGCAAACCCTGGAGCAGCGAACAGCTCGCCGCACAGCTTGCCGACTGGCGCATGCAGGGCAGGGACCTCGCCCTCCTTATCGGCGGCCCCGATGGCCACGCCCCCGACGTGCTCGCCCGCGCCAACCAGCGCTGGTCACTCGGCCCGGCCACCCTGCCGCACATGCTGGTGCGCCTGATCGTGGTCGAACAGCTCTATCGCGCCGCGACGATCGTCGCAGGGCACCCCTACCATCGCGCGTGA
- a CDS encoding sulfurtransferase, which translates to MSHSTLVSADTLAARIGDPDLLIIDCRADLADPARARALHAEAHVPGAVHADLERDLADLSRPGLGRHPMPDAAAFAATLSRWGWRPGMNVVAYDDAQGALAAARLWWMLRLVGASDVAVLDGGLAAWRAAGHALEAGVVERAGSKVAVDYDGSALVDYAGLEAGLAAGSLLLVDARAEARYRGEVEPIDRVAGHVPGALNRPFTLNLDGAGRFKHADALRAEFAALIGGRDPRSVVHMCGSGVTACHNLLAMEHAGLAGSRLFAPSWSGWIGDPARPVACG; encoded by the coding sequence ATGAGCCACTCCACGCTGGTGTCTGCGGACACGCTGGCCGCACGGATCGGTGATCCTGACCTGCTCATCATCGACTGTCGCGCCGACCTCGCCGATCCGGCGCGCGCACGCGCCCTGCATGCCGAGGCGCACGTGCCGGGTGCCGTGCATGCCGACCTCGAACGCGACCTCGCCGACCTTTCCAGGCCGGGCCTCGGCCGTCATCCCATGCCCGATGCAGCGGCTTTCGCGGCGACGCTGTCACGCTGGGGTTGGCGGCCCGGCATGAACGTGGTTGCGTATGACGATGCGCAGGGCGCGCTCGCCGCGGCGCGTTTGTGGTGGATGCTGCGTCTGGTCGGCGCGAGCGATGTCGCCGTGCTCGATGGTGGCCTTGCCGCTTGGCGTGCGGCCGGCCACGCGCTCGAAGCCGGTGTCGTCGAAAGGGCAGGGAGCAAAGTCGCGGTCGACTATGATGGCAGCGCCCTGGTCGACTACGCCGGGCTGGAAGCAGGGCTCGCCGCGGGTTCGCTGTTGCTCGTCGATGCGCGTGCCGAAGCACGCTATCGCGGCGAGGTCGAGCCGATCGACCGCGTGGCCGGCCACGTGCCGGGCGCGCTCAACCGGCCATTCACGCTCAATCTCGATGGTGCGGGCCGCTTCAAGCACGCCGACGCACTGCGCGCGGAATTCGCAGCGCTGATCGGCGGGCGTGATCCGCGCAGCGTCGTGCACATGTGCGGCTCCGGCGTGACCGCCTGCCACAACCTGCTGGCGATGGAACATGCCGGCCTTGCCGGCTCGCGCCTGTTCGCGCCGTCCTGGAGCGGCTGGATCGGCGATCCGGCGCGGCCGGTTGCGTGCGGCTGA